A DNA window from Paenibacillus andongensis contains the following coding sequences:
- a CDS encoding HlyD family efflux transporter periplasmic adaptor subunit — translation MKLGRKKKWVIVALAAILCGAGTYYYVHSKAQPASAAAQQTTMKVSKGAISMAVSGTSQLDAKDKQNIVIPIDGIIKTMNLTQNQAVKKGDVLVELSVPSTETTLKEAQVSLQQLEKELADLQDQQNHMSVAASMSGKLTLPANLDVGSQVNKTTKIGTISDTSQFKVKLPFSLQEAVQLKKGDPVELSVDGYLLSKVGAVDTIDREIKADANGNKVVTVEVLVSNDGTLSAGLKVKGSIGSGDGKIDSSEQVALEYVRTSSIFAEASGTIKSMKFKDGETVKQGELIATLFNDDLQNNIISKQSAIESQKIRVSDAEQKVNQLTIKAPFDGVFSADFANSKNNVLRNYPVGAQINANTTLGAVASLSTMQLAIAVDELDLTSVKVGQKVTVKVDAIAGKTFQGEVTSVSNVGTTTNGVTTYDAVVAIPNTDQNDLKYAMTATAEISIQDKKDILVLPIQVVTTTRGKSTVTLKKADGSLEEQHEIKVGIRSKTQVEVVSGLNAGDEVVMPVRRATTTNQQQQGFPGGAGGFPGGGGGFNGGGAGGFGGGGTQNGGGTGR, via the coding sequence ATGAAATTAGGTCGGAAGAAGAAATGGGTCATTGTGGCCCTAGCTGCCATTCTATGTGGAGCGGGAACTTACTATTACGTACATAGCAAGGCGCAGCCAGCGTCTGCAGCAGCACAGCAAACTACGATGAAAGTGTCCAAAGGGGCGATATCCATGGCGGTATCAGGAACTTCTCAGCTGGATGCCAAGGACAAGCAAAATATTGTGATCCCCATAGATGGTATCATCAAAACGATGAATTTGACGCAAAATCAGGCGGTCAAGAAAGGCGATGTGCTAGTCGAGCTTTCGGTGCCTTCAACGGAAACGACTCTCAAGGAAGCCCAGGTCAGCTTACAGCAGCTTGAGAAAGAGCTTGCAGATCTGCAGGACCAACAAAATCATATGAGTGTTGCAGCTTCCATGTCTGGCAAGCTTACATTACCGGCCAATCTTGATGTGGGCAGTCAAGTCAATAAAACAACGAAGATCGGCACGATTTCAGATACATCGCAGTTTAAAGTGAAGCTGCCATTCTCCCTGCAAGAAGCTGTGCAGCTGAAAAAAGGTGACCCTGTAGAGCTCAGCGTCGATGGCTATTTACTATCCAAGGTCGGAGCCGTGGATACGATAGACCGTGAAATTAAAGCGGATGCTAACGGGAATAAAGTGGTTACAGTGGAGGTTCTGGTTAGCAATGATGGGACGCTTTCGGCGGGTCTTAAGGTAAAGGGCAGCATCGGCAGCGGTGATGGTAAAATCGACTCCTCCGAGCAGGTGGCGCTTGAGTATGTGCGTACATCTTCCATTTTTGCAGAGGCAAGCGGAACGATAAAAAGCATGAAATTTAAAGACGGAGAGACGGTGAAACAGGGCGAATTGATCGCCACCTTGTTCAATGACGACCTTCAAAACAATATCATTAGCAAGCAATCAGCCATTGAAAGTCAGAAAATCCGTGTGAGTGATGCGGAGCAGAAAGTAAATCAATTGACGATCAAGGCGCCGTTCGATGGCGTGTTCTCGGCTGATTTTGCCAATAGTAAAAACAATGTGCTTCGCAATTATCCAGTAGGCGCGCAAATTAATGCCAATACAACCCTAGGAGCCGTAGCGAGCCTAAGCACGATGCAGCTGGCTATTGCCGTAGATGAGCTCGATTTAACAAGCGTCAAGGTGGGGCAGAAGGTAACCGTGAAAGTTGATGCTATCGCCGGAAAGACGTTCCAAGGTGAAGTGACTTCCGTATCTAATGTAGGAACAACGACGAATGGGGTCACAACGTATGATGCTGTGGTAGCGATTCCGAATACGGATCAGAATGATTTGAAATATGCGATGACGGCGACGGCTGAAATTTCTATACAAGATAAGAAAGATATTCTCGTGCTTCCGATCCAAGTGGTTACAACAACCAGAGGAAAGTCTACCGTTACGCTGAAAAAAGCGGATGGCTCGCTCGAAGAGCAGCACGAAATCAAAGTGGGTATTCGCAGCAAAACGCAGGTTGAGGTGGTAAGCGGTTTGAACGCAGGCGACGAGGTCGTGATGCCGGTGCGCAGAGCGACTACAACGAATCAACAGCAGCAAGGGTTCCCTGGGGGTGCAGGT
- a CDS encoding response regulator transcription factor, protein MRQLKGIKILLVDDEPHILEFLELGLANEGFEVMTAQDGISAITACNKFQPHIAILDVMMPGMDGFEVCRMIKKTENVAVIMLTAKDEVDDRVKGLTLGADDYMIKPFSFEELLARIYARIRNHFPNLFGEVIIGPLRMDDRRKEISLHDNVLELSPTEYELLKFMSINHGLVLSKSMILDKVWGYDFGGEENIVEVYIRSLRDKLGDKEHKLIRTIRGAGYRMDLT, encoded by the coding sequence ATGCGTCAATTAAAAGGTATCAAAATTCTACTCGTCGATGACGAGCCTCATATTTTAGAATTTCTGGAGTTAGGTTTAGCGAATGAAGGGTTTGAGGTTATGACGGCTCAGGATGGGATCAGTGCGATTACAGCATGCAATAAATTTCAGCCGCATATCGCAATTCTGGATGTGATGATGCCGGGGATGGACGGATTCGAAGTTTGCCGAATGATTAAAAAGACGGAAAATGTCGCAGTTATCATGCTGACGGCTAAGGATGAAGTCGATGACCGGGTTAAGGGACTCACGCTTGGGGCCGATGATTATATGATTAAGCCGTTCAGCTTTGAGGAGCTGCTTGCCCGTATCTATGCGCGGATTCGCAACCATTTCCCCAACTTGTTCGGTGAAGTGATCATTGGACCGCTTCGCATGGATGATCGGCGCAAGGAAATTAGCCTGCATGACAACGTGCTGGAGCTATCTCCTACGGAATATGAGTTGCTCAAATTTATGTCAATTAATCACGGACTTGTATTAAGCAAATCGATGATTCTCGATAAAGTATGGGGCTATGACTTCGGTGGCGAAGAGAACATCGTCGAGGTGTATATTCGCTCCTTGCGCGATAAACTAGGCGATAAAGAACATAAGCTGATCCGCACAATTCGCGGCGCCGGTTATCGGATGGACTTAACATGA
- a CDS encoding sensor histidine kinase, with the protein MKRRGRFAEHFAIGSLKFQLLSRSLLVMSALLLLIGVFQYIFMQQFLYKNKAETIRNQLATLPPNTWQRAGEFPDRGQNPFMSRRDTNGGNRSENAGGEFPRIFIPDLSIALIDSEGTYKQLSSENVTTSLQLTKEEYQELLKLKLKPGDYRIMKDKDGNEQLIVFHQIRERSQGVQGLIQASSSTAPIKDLLLRQLFTFLLLSMTAMVIGLLGFLPVLRRTLVPLSNMVDTVKQIDSGNLGERFPAHQGQVEIDRLSTSFNSMLERLEFSFEAEKEAKEQMRRFAADASHELRTPLTSIHGFLEVLLRGAYQQPEPLLKALKSMHGESVRINKLVEDLLLLARLDRTPSFQKTEGLLDEMLHEMEPQLRLLAGDRTVTFTLEPQIRCLYDSDKIKQVVLNLFHNAVQHTHPLTGQLGLSLTKTDAGVEIAVQDNGPGIAPEHLPHLFDRFYRIDSSRARRSGGAGLGLSITRSIVELHGGTIEVHSTVGEGSTFKVLLLP; encoded by the coding sequence ATGAAAAGGCGGGGCCGGTTTGCCGAGCATTTTGCTATCGGTTCGCTGAAATTCCAGCTGCTATCGCGGTCCTTGTTGGTGATGTCTGCGTTGCTGCTGCTGATTGGTGTATTCCAATATATTTTCATGCAGCAATTTCTGTATAAGAACAAGGCGGAAACGATTCGCAACCAGCTTGCGACGTTACCTCCCAATACGTGGCAACGGGCAGGGGAATTTCCGGATCGAGGCCAGAATCCTTTTATGTCCAGACGAGACACTAACGGTGGTAACCGTTCGGAGAATGCTGGAGGAGAGTTTCCCCGAATTTTCATTCCTGATTTATCCATTGCTTTGATCGATAGTGAAGGGACTTACAAGCAGTTATCTTCAGAAAATGTAACGACCTCTTTGCAGCTTACGAAGGAAGAATATCAGGAATTATTGAAATTGAAATTGAAACCAGGCGATTACCGAATCATGAAGGATAAAGATGGCAATGAACAGTTAATTGTCTTTCATCAAATTCGTGAGAGATCCCAAGGCGTACAAGGACTTATTCAAGCGAGTTCGAGCACAGCACCGATCAAAGATTTGCTGCTCCGTCAGTTGTTTACCTTTCTACTATTGTCCATGACAGCAATGGTTATAGGACTGCTTGGATTCCTGCCCGTACTAAGGCGGACGTTGGTGCCGCTTTCGAATATGGTGGATACCGTGAAACAAATCGATTCAGGTAATCTGGGCGAGCGGTTTCCTGCGCATCAGGGGCAGGTGGAGATTGACCGGTTATCGACTTCTTTCAATAGTATGCTGGAGCGACTGGAATTTTCTTTTGAGGCGGAAAAAGAGGCCAAAGAGCAAATGCGCCGCTTCGCTGCGGATGCCTCGCATGAGCTTCGTACACCGCTGACTTCGATTCATGGCTTTCTGGAAGTGCTGCTTCGCGGAGCGTATCAACAGCCGGAGCCATTGCTGAAAGCGCTGAAGTCTATGCACGGCGAATCCGTACGCATTAATAAGCTAGTTGAAGACCTGCTGCTGCTTGCCAGATTGGATCGAACGCCATCTTTTCAGAAAACGGAAGGGCTGCTCGATGAGATGCTGCATGAGATGGAGCCTCAGCTTCGTCTACTGGCGGGAGACAGAACCGTTACTTTTACGCTGGAGCCTCAGATCCGTTGTCTATATGATTCGGATAAAATCAAGCAGGTCGTACTCAACTTGTTTCACAACGCCGTTCAGCATACGCATCCGTTGACCGGACAACTAGGGCTTTCGTTAACAAAGACAGATGCAGGTGTCGAGATTGCTGTGCAAGACAATGGGCCGGGTATCGCACCTGAGCATCTCCCTCATTTGTTTGATCGGTTCTACCGCATCGATTCCTCAAGGGCTAGGCGGAGTGGCGGTGCCGGATTGGGGCTGTCGATCACGCGCTCCATTGTGGAGCTGCATGGCGGAACGATTGAGGTTCATAGCACAGTAGGTGAAGGTAGTACATTTAAAGTGCTGCTGCTTCCATAG
- a CDS encoding ArsR/SmtB family transcription factor: MDKLFKALADGTRRELLDLLFENNGQSLGELCKQMTMTRQAVTKHLLLLEEANLVTVVWQGREKLHYLNPVPIGDIYQRWIGKFERHRIEALNTLKQALEEDSKLE; encoded by the coding sequence ATGGACAAACTTTTTAAAGCACTTGCAGACGGTACACGCAGAGAATTACTCGACCTCTTGTTCGAGAATAACGGACAATCCTTGGGAGAACTCTGTAAACAAATGACCATGACTCGTCAAGCTGTTACGAAGCACCTATTGCTGCTGGAAGAGGCAAATCTAGTTACTGTGGTTTGGCAAGGCCGTGAAAAGCTTCATTATCTTAACCCCGTACCTATCGGGGACATTTATCAACGATGGATCGGCAAGTTTGAGCGTCACCGGATCGAGGCATTAAACACACTAAAACAAGCCTTAGAGGAGGATTCAAAACTTGAATAA
- a CDS encoding cupin domain-containing protein: MEPNQVNYSINHAGAFSNFGNVTEGMIKGKIFLKESLNLTSMEVSLNNLPPKGEIPFYHKHQENEELYIFLKGQGLIQVDGNEFEVIEGTSVRIAPDGVRVLKNTSASEDLHFIVIQAKENSLSQWVQTDGIILEQPVEWGKSVK; encoded by the coding sequence TTGGAGCCGAATCAAGTGAATTACTCCATTAACCATGCAGGTGCATTTTCGAATTTTGGAAACGTCACGGAAGGAATGATAAAAGGTAAAATTTTCCTGAAAGAATCCCTAAATCTTACGAGCATGGAAGTATCACTGAATAATCTGCCCCCAAAGGGAGAGATCCCCTTCTATCACAAACACCAAGAAAATGAGGAACTTTACATCTTTCTTAAAGGACAAGGTCTTATCCAAGTGGACGGAAACGAATTTGAAGTGATCGAAGGAACCTCGGTTCGAATCGCTCCTGACGGAGTGAGAGTGCTAAAGAATACGTCCGCTTCGGAAGACCTGCATTTTATCGTTATTCAAGCCAAAGAGAACAGCCTTTCCCAATGGGTGCAGACAGACGGGATAATCCTGGAACAACCTGTCGAATGGGGAAAGAGCGTTAAGTAA
- a CDS encoding SRPBCC family protein: MNKTSFVYTTYIATTPEKLWAALTNSEFTKQYFFGREIVSDWQVGSSFKLMNKDKVDHYGEVLVCEPHRLLTVSWSVKDVEGDRISRVTYELTPMNDTIKLTLRHEDLLEQDIRKDEGKIEGFNNGWPVILSNLKSLLETGKTLPAF; this comes from the coding sequence TTGAATAAAACTTCATTCGTTTATACAACTTACATCGCGACTACACCTGAGAAGCTTTGGGCAGCTCTAACTAATAGTGAATTCACTAAGCAGTACTTTTTTGGTCGTGAAATCGTTTCAGATTGGCAAGTCGGATCTAGCTTTAAGTTGATGAATAAAGATAAGGTTGATCATTATGGTGAAGTTCTTGTATGTGAGCCGCATCGTTTACTCACAGTTAGCTGGAGCGTCAAAGACGTTGAAGGCGATCGAATTTCGAGAGTTACTTATGAATTAACACCTATGAACGATACTATAAAGCTGACGCTCCGACACGAGGATTTGTTAGAACAGGATATTCGCAAAGATGAAGGTAAGATCGAAGGATTTAATAATGGCTGGCCTGTCATTCTCAGTAATTTGAAGAGCCTGCTCGAAACAGGTAAAACCCTGCCAGCCTTTTAA